A genomic window from Flavobacterium sp. I3-2 includes:
- the pyrH gene encoding UMP kinase, with product MKYKRILLKLSGEALMGENQYGIDPQRLSEYAQEIKKIHALGVEIAIVIGGGNIFRGVAGASKGMDRVQGDYMGMLATVINGMALQGALEDAGMLTRLQTALKIEEIAEPYIKRRAVRHLEKNRIVIFGAGTGNPYFTTDTAAVLRGVEINADVILKGTRVDGVYTADPEKDANATKYESITFTDVLAKGLNVMDTTAFTLSQENKLPIVVFDMNKENNLLKVCQGENIGTTVY from the coding sequence ATGAAATACAAAAGAATACTTCTAAAATTAAGCGGCGAAGCTTTAATGGGTGAAAATCAATATGGAATTGACCCTCAACGTTTGTCAGAATACGCGCAAGAAATTAAAAAAATTCACGCTTTAGGGGTTGAAATCGCTATTGTAATTGGCGGTGGAAATATTTTTAGAGGTGTTGCTGGAGCGAGTAAAGGAATGGACCGCGTTCAAGGTGATTACATGGGAATGCTAGCTACCGTGATTAACGGAATGGCATTACAAGGTGCTTTAGAAGATGCTGGTATGTTAACACGTTTACAAACTGCATTAAAAATTGAAGAAATTGCCGAACCTTACATCAAAAGAAGAGCAGTTCGTCATTTAGAAAAAAATAGAATTGTAATTTTTGGAGCTGGAACAGGAAATCCGTATTTCACAACAGATACCGCTGCTGTTTTAAGAGGTGTTGAAATCAATGCTGATGTTATTTTAAAAGGAACTCGTGTTGATGGTGTTTACACAGCTGACCCTGAAAAAGATGCTAATGCAACTAAATACGAATCAATCACTTTTACTGATGTTTTAGCAAAAGGATTAAACGTAATGGACACAACAGCATTTACATTAAGTCAAGAAAACAAATTACCAATTGTTGTTTTTGACATGAATAAAGAAAATAATTTATTAAAAGTGTGCCAAGGTGAAAACATTGGAACTACAGTATATTAA
- the frr gene encoding ribosome recycling factor, giving the protein MTEEINFIIDEAKESMQGSVAHLEKSFLNIRAGKASPQMLGSVFVDYYGSQTALSQVANINVPDARTLTVTPWEKNMLHPIEKAIMIANLGFNPMNNGDNIIISIPALTEERRRDLVKQAKSEAEDAKISIRNARKDANTEIKKEEKNGTAEDICKVAEESIQKLTDTFIKKIDELFVVKEAEIMKV; this is encoded by the coding sequence ATGACTGAAGAAATTAATTTTATCATAGACGAAGCAAAAGAATCCATGCAAGGTTCGGTAGCTCACTTAGAGAAATCGTTCTTAAATATTCGTGCTGGTAAAGCATCTCCTCAAATGTTAGGAAGTGTTTTTGTTGATTACTACGGTTCTCAAACAGCACTTTCTCAAGTTGCGAACATCAATGTTCCTGATGCAAGAACGTTAACGGTTACTCCTTGGGAAAAAAACATGCTTCACCCTATCGAAAAAGCAATTATGATTGCTAATTTAGGATTTAATCCGATGAATAACGGGGACAACATCATCATCAGTATTCCTGCTTTAACTGAAGAGCGTCGTCGTGATTTAGTTAAACAAGCTAAGTCTGAAGCGGAAGATGCTAAAATTTCGATTCGTAATGCACGTAAAGATGCCAATACAGAAATCAAAAAAGAAGAAAAAAACGGAACTGCAGAAGATATTTGTAAAGTAGCCGAAGAAAGTATTCAAAAACTTACAGATACATTCATCAAAAAAATCGATGAACTTTTCGTAGTTAAAGAAGCTGAAATCATGAAAGTATAA
- a CDS encoding DUF3078 domain-containing protein produces MKQIIKNIFLLIIFLNFGIGFSQIQENQIQVENNLKTYNDSVKRVVQDIYRYNFSSFDSLKRIDEVVYLAPVFVEEKIIVQDFAEFKTKNSDIKKVVLSSFEVAKRKRKSEISYFLIPDDYEMQYNRKPKSDFVIPYDELTEIKTSKSYWSKKNVIGLDFNQGAFSNWNAGGYNSISGIVKGDFYRKYEKGRIIWNSDLKVRYGLNKQDNQEVRKTDDVFALNSTFGYRTSVKSSWYHSAKLTLNTQMANGYSYPNTKNPISSIFAPAYLFVGIGAEYKPQKKEFSVYISPATLKSTFVLNDSLANVGAFGLPGGRFDDDGNLLKAGRKSRSEFGFLITNQYKKTIAKNVILDHKLSVYTDYLNRFGNIDIDWQLQLEMTVNNFIKATVGTHLIYDDDIKAKKEIDGVQVVTGPRLQFKQLLGVGLTYTF; encoded by the coding sequence ATGAAGCAAATTATTAAAAATATTTTTCTGCTGATTATTTTTCTGAATTTTGGAATTGGTTTTTCTCAAATTCAAGAAAATCAAATCCAAGTAGAAAATAATTTAAAAACGTATAACGATTCTGTAAAAAGAGTAGTTCAAGATATTTACCGATATAATTTTAGCTCATTCGATTCATTAAAAAGAATTGATGAAGTTGTTTATTTAGCTCCAGTTTTTGTTGAAGAAAAAATTATTGTACAAGATTTTGCCGAATTTAAAACGAAAAATTCAGACATTAAAAAAGTAGTTCTTTCAAGTTTTGAGGTTGCCAAACGTAAACGTAAATCTGAAATTTCATATTTTTTGATTCCCGATGATTATGAAATGCAATACAATCGAAAACCTAAATCTGATTTTGTAATTCCTTATGATGAATTAACAGAAATAAAAACTTCTAAATCGTATTGGAGTAAAAAAAATGTGATTGGTTTAGATTTTAATCAAGGTGCATTTTCAAATTGGAATGCTGGTGGTTATAATTCGATTTCAGGAATTGTAAAAGGCGATTTTTATAGAAAGTATGAAAAGGGTAGGATAATATGGAACAGCGATTTAAAGGTGCGTTACGGGTTAAATAAACAAGATAATCAGGAAGTGCGAAAGACTGATGACGTTTTTGCTTTAAACTCAACATTTGGTTACAGAACTTCAGTAAAATCAAGTTGGTATCATTCGGCTAAGTTAACTCTGAATACGCAAATGGCAAACGGTTATTCTTATCCGAACACTAAAAATCCAATTTCAAGTATTTTTGCGCCCGCATATTTATTTGTCGGGATTGGAGCTGAATATAAACCACAGAAAAAAGAATTTAGTGTCTATATTTCTCCAGCAACTTTGAAATCTACATTTGTTTTAAATGATAGTTTAGCTAATGTTGGTGCTTTTGGTTTGCCAGGTGGAAGATTTGACGATGATGGAAATTTATTAAAAGCAGGTCGAAAGTCAAGAAGTGAATTTGGTTTTTTAATCACTAATCAATACAAGAAAACGATCGCTAAAAACGTTATCTTAGATCATAAGTTATCTGTTTATACAGATTATTTAAACAGATTTGGAAATATTGATATCGATTGGCAATTGCAATTAGAAATGACAGTAAATAACTTTATAAAAGCAACTGTTGGTACACATTTAATTTACGATGATGATATTAAGGCTAAAAAAGAGATTGATGGTGTACAAGTCGTAACTGGTCCACGATTGCAATTTAAACAATTACTCGGTGTGGGTTTAACTTATACTTTTTGA
- a CDS encoding patatin-like phospholipase family protein yields the protein MKLKNLDIGLVLSGGGHKGLAHAGALKFLEEQNIKPKIIAGTSAGSIVGSLYSCGVKPESILAFFKAVDFFSWNHFTFRKAGVLDSSSFRTYLEAIFKDKKIGDLPNELYITGTDMERGRLKIFDTQTRLLDAVLASSAFPGIISPVSVNGKLYSDGGILNNFPVTTVQGRCDFIIGINLCPVIEAQANQLTSIKSITLRAYDIMLMQSSGAYRELCDWYMEPKKLQEYSTFETKKTRMDEIFNIGYYEAKRTFENVKDKI from the coding sequence ATGAAACTAAAAAATTTAGATATTGGCTTAGTTCTTTCAGGTGGTGGTCATAAAGGATTAGCTCATGCAGGTGCATTAAAATTTTTAGAAGAACAAAATATAAAACCTAAAATAATTGCAGGTACAAGCGCTGGTTCTATTGTAGGTAGTTTATATTCTTGTGGTGTAAAGCCTGAATCTATATTAGCTTTTTTTAAAGCTGTTGATTTTTTTAGTTGGAATCATTTTACTTTCAGAAAAGCTGGTGTTCTAGATTCAAGTTCATTCAGAACGTATCTTGAAGCGATTTTCAAAGACAAAAAAATTGGCGATTTACCAAATGAATTATACATTACCGGAACCGATATGGAACGCGGACGTTTAAAAATTTTTGATACACAAACCCGATTACTTGATGCTGTTTTAGCTTCGAGTGCTTTTCCAGGAATCATTTCTCCAGTTTCTGTAAACGGCAAATTATATAGTGATGGTGGAATTTTAAATAATTTTCCGGTAACAACTGTTCAAGGCCGTTGTGATTTTATCATCGGTATAAATCTTTGTCCTGTCATCGAAGCACAAGCCAACCAATTAACATCCATAAAATCAATAACTTTACGTGCTTATGATATTATGCTTATGCAATCATCCGGCGCTTACAGAGAACTTTGTGATTGGTATATGGAACCTAAAAAACTTCAAGAATACAGTACGTTTGAAACTAAAAAAACACGAATGGACGAGATTTTCAACATTGGTTATTACGAAGCTAAAAGAACGTTCGAAAACGTAAAAGATAAAATTTAA
- the asnS gene encoding asparagine--tRNA ligase: MKHIKVNDLLNGSNLLQEVTAKGWVRSFRNNQFIALNDGSTINNIQCVVDLDKFPSDLLKKVTTGAAVAVKGTLVESQGAGQKFEIQVNNLEILGESDPEKYPIQPKKHSLEFLRENAHLRVRTNAFGAIMRVRSVLSFAVHKYFQENGFYYVNTPIITGSDAEGAGEMFQVTSFPLDGTAPKNEDGTINYKEDFFGKHTNLTVSGQLEAETYAMALGQVYTFGPTFRAENSNTSRHLAEFWMIEPEVAFNDLDANMDLAEDFIKSVIKYTLEKCEDDLKFLEQRLKDEEKNKPQAERSEMSLIEKLTFVLENNFKRVSYTEAIDILKASKPNKNKKFQYLIDEWGADLQSEHERFLVEKHFKCPVILFDYPAKIKAFYMRLNEDGKTVRAMDILFPGIGEIVGGSQREERYDVLVEKMKALEISEEELWWYLDTRKFGSAVHSGFGLGFERLVLFVTGMTNIRDVIPFPRTPQNAEF; encoded by the coding sequence ATGAAACATATTAAGGTAAATGATCTTTTAAACGGATCTAATCTGTTACAAGAAGTAACTGCAAAAGGTTGGGTACGATCTTTCAGAAACAATCAATTTATTGCTTTAAACGATGGATCTACCATTAATAATATTCAATGTGTAGTTGATTTGGATAAATTTCCATCAGATTTATTAAAAAAAGTTACCACTGGAGCAGCAGTTGCAGTAAAAGGAACTTTAGTTGAAAGTCAAGGTGCTGGTCAAAAATTCGAAATTCAAGTAAATAATTTAGAAATTTTAGGCGAATCTGATCCTGAGAAATATCCTATTCAACCCAAAAAACACTCTTTAGAATTTTTAAGAGAAAATGCACATTTAAGAGTTCGCACCAATGCTTTCGGAGCTATTATGCGCGTTCGTAGTGTTTTGTCTTTTGCTGTTCATAAATATTTTCAAGAAAACGGTTTTTACTATGTAAACACACCAATCATCACAGGTTCTGATGCCGAAGGTGCAGGTGAAATGTTTCAAGTAACTTCGTTTCCACTTGATGGAACTGCTCCTAAAAATGAAGACGGAACCATCAATTACAAAGAAGATTTCTTTGGTAAGCATACAAACTTAACGGTTTCTGGACAATTAGAAGCTGAAACTTATGCCATGGCTTTAGGTCAAGTTTATACTTTTGGACCTACTTTCCGTGCAGAAAACTCAAATACATCTCGTCACTTAGCTGAATTTTGGATGATTGAACCAGAAGTTGCTTTTAATGATTTGGATGCAAATATGGATTTAGCTGAGGATTTCATCAAATCGGTAATCAAATACACATTAGAAAAATGTGAAGACGATTTAAAATTCTTAGAACAACGTTTAAAAGACGAAGAGAAAAACAAGCCACAAGCTGAAAGAAGCGAAATGAGCTTAATTGAAAAATTGACTTTTGTTTTAGAAAACAATTTCAAACGCGTTTCTTACACAGAAGCAATCGATATTTTAAAAGCTTCTAAACCAAATAAAAACAAGAAATTCCAATATTTAATCGACGAATGGGGAGCTGATTTACAATCAGAACACGAACGTTTCTTAGTTGAAAAACACTTCAAATGTCCGGTAATTTTATTCGATTATCCAGCAAAAATTAAAGCGTTTTACATGCGCTTGAACGAAGATGGAAAAACAGTTCGTGCAATGGATATTTTATTCCCTGGAATTGGAGAAATTGTTGGAGGATCACAAAGAGAAGAACGCTACGATGTTTTAGTTGAAAAAATGAAAGCTTTAGAAATTTCTGAAGAAGAATTATGGTGGTATTTAGATACGCGTAAATTCGGATCGGCAGTTCACTCTGGATTTGGTTTAGGATTTGAACGTTTGGTTTTATTCGTAACTGGTATGACAAACATTCGCGACGTAATTCCTTTCCCTAGAACACCGCAAAACGCAGAATTTTAA
- a CDS encoding DMT family transporter encodes MNWIILIIAGLCEVGFTSCLGKAQQTTGNEMYGWYGGFIVCLVTSMLLLMKATQTLPLGTAYAVWTGIGAVGTVLMGIFIFKEPVTFWRVFFIFTLIGSIIGLKFVSSH; translated from the coding sequence ATGAATTGGATTATTTTAATCATTGCCGGATTGTGTGAAGTTGGATTTACTTCTTGTCTTGGTAAAGCGCAGCAAACAACCGGAAACGAAATGTACGGATGGTACGGTGGTTTTATTGTTTGTTTGGTTACATCGATGTTGTTGTTGATGAAAGCTACGCAAACTTTACCTTTGGGAACTGCTTATGCTGTTTGGACTGGAATAGGAGCGGTAGGAACCGTTTTAATGGGAATTTTTATTTTTAAAGAACCGGTTACTTTTTGGCGTGTTTTCTTTATTTTTACTTTAATTGGTTCGATTATCGGATTGAAATTTGTTTCGAGTCATTAA
- the rpoN gene encoding RNA polymerase factor sigma-54: protein MLKQNLQFKLSQKLSPQQIQLMKLIQLPTLAFEQRLKEELVENPALEAGKEESDQIDEFGDQDEYDDYDNDSERIETDDINIDEYLSDDETPDYKLQTNNYSDDDDDKFSPIVAQVSFHQDLLNQLNTFILNDEDRVIAEFLVGSIDDMGYIRRDIQDIVDDMAFTQGIYTEEDKVKNILTNVIHELEPVGVGARDLQECLLLQLKHKLPTETIELATDIIENQFDAFTKKHYDKLLQKYNIAQDQLRKAIDVIEKLNPKPGGSFAGNSKAIEHIIPDFAIRIIDGELELSLNGRNTPELHVSKDYQEMLETYKAANEKSSAQKEAVQFIKQKLDGAKWFIDAIKQRQETLFVTMSAIMHYQEEYFLDGDETKLKPMILKDIADMVGLDISTISRVANSKYVDTPYGTKLIKEFFSEAMINDQGEEVSTIEIKKILQNIIAEEDKQKPHPDDKLAELLKEKGYPIARRTVAKYREQLDIPVARMRKKV, encoded by the coding sequence ATGTTAAAACAAAATTTACAATTTAAACTTTCGCAAAAGCTTTCTCCTCAGCAAATTCAGTTAATGAAACTGATTCAATTGCCTACGCTTGCATTTGAACAACGCTTAAAAGAAGAACTTGTTGAAAATCCGGCATTAGAAGCCGGAAAAGAAGAAAGTGACCAAATTGATGAATTCGGGGATCAAGATGAATATGATGATTACGATAATGATAGCGAAAGAATCGAAACAGACGATATCAACATTGACGAATATTTAAGTGACGACGAAACACCAGATTATAAACTACAAACTAATAATTACAGCGACGATGACGATGATAAATTTTCGCCAATTGTTGCGCAAGTAAGCTTTCATCAAGATTTGTTAAATCAACTAAACACGTTTATTTTAAATGATGAAGACCGTGTGATTGCTGAGTTTTTAGTTGGTAGTATCGACGACATGGGTTACATTCGTAGAGATATTCAGGACATTGTTGATGACATGGCGTTTACACAAGGAATCTATACCGAAGAAGATAAAGTTAAAAATATTTTAACAAATGTAATTCATGAATTAGAACCTGTTGGAGTTGGCGCACGCGATTTACAAGAATGTTTATTATTACAATTAAAGCATAAACTTCCGACAGAAACGATTGAATTAGCTACTGATATTATCGAAAATCAATTCGATGCATTCACGAAAAAACATTACGATAAATTACTTCAAAAGTACAATATCGCTCAAGATCAACTTCGTAAAGCAATTGATGTAATCGAAAAATTAAATCCGAAACCAGGAGGATCTTTTGCAGGAAATTCGAAAGCGATTGAACATATCATTCCTGATTTTGCAATTCGCATTATTGATGGCGAATTAGAACTATCTTTAAACGGAAGAAACACACCCGAATTACATGTTTCCAAAGATTATCAAGAAATGTTAGAAACATATAAAGCGGCAAATGAAAAATCATCTGCTCAGAAAGAAGCTGTTCAATTCATCAAGCAAAAGTTAGATGGCGCTAAATGGTTTATTGACGCCATAAAGCAACGTCAAGAAACACTTTTTGTTACCATGAGTGCGATTATGCATTATCAAGAAGAATATTTCTTAGACGGCGATGAAACTAAGTTAAAACCGATGATTCTGAAGGATATCGCTGATATGGTTGGTTTAGACATTTCTACGATTTCGCGTGTTGCTAACAGTAAATATGTTGATACGCCTTATGGTACAAAATTGATTAAAGAGTTTTTCTCTGAAGCGATGATTAACGATCAAGGTGAAGAAGTTTCGACAATCGAAATCAAGAAAATTTTGCAAAACATTATTGCAGAAGAAGACAAACAAAAACCACATCCGGACGATAAATTAGCCGAATTACTTAAAGAAAAAGGATATCCGATTGCACGAAGAACGGTTGCAAAATATCGTGAGCAACTTGACATTCCAGTTGCAAGAATGCGTAAAAAAGTATAA
- a CDS encoding 1-deoxy-D-xylulose-5-phosphate synthase, with amino-acid sequence MNAILSQINYPEDLKKLSLNQLPQLAAEMRKFIIDVVATKEGHLGASLGVVELTIALHYVFNTPNDKLIWDVGHQAYGHKILTGRKDAFFTNRQLNGISGFPKIDESEYDAFGVGHSSTSISAILGMALAAQLKGETDRKHIAVIGDASIAAGMAFEGLNHAGDTNANVLIILNDNAIGIDPSVGALKSYLTEVKEGRNPKANNMIQALNFDYSGPIDGHDLPLVIAELKRLKKKTGPQFLHIVTTKGKGLKQAEENQIVYHAPGKFNKETGDLFPKIEENLPPKFQDVFGLTLLELARQNDKIVGITPAMPTGSSLKYMMEVFPERAIDVGIAEQHAVTLAAGMALDGLTVFCTIYSTFLQRAYDQIIHDVALQNIPVVFCVDRAGLVGEDGATHQGVFDIAFLNAIPNIRILSPKDAIELRNTLFTLQLKNTVPTFVRYPKGRSNQINWQLPFEKIDFNHVEKIKNGNEIAILTTGVICETVLNSIQKLANKDLFSLFHFIQIKPINKDFISEIIKNHKEIIIVEEGSIIGGFGSVVSQFIAKYHSNVKVTCFGIPDVFVEHGTVLEQMEICGISENKLIKFLSKY; translated from the coding sequence ATGAACGCTATTTTATCTCAAATAAATTATCCAGAAGATTTAAAGAAACTTTCTTTAAACCAATTACCTCAATTAGCTGCCGAAATGCGTAAGTTTATTATTGATGTTGTTGCGACTAAAGAAGGTCATTTAGGTGCTAGTTTAGGTGTTGTTGAACTTACAATTGCTTTGCATTATGTATTTAATACACCAAATGATAAATTAATTTGGGATGTTGGTCATCAAGCTTACGGACACAAAATATTGACCGGACGTAAAGATGCTTTTTTTACCAATCGTCAATTAAACGGAATTAGTGGTTTTCCAAAAATTGATGAAAGTGAATATGATGCATTTGGCGTGGGGCATTCTTCTACGTCTATTTCTGCTATTTTAGGAATGGCTCTTGCTGCACAATTAAAAGGTGAAACAGATAGAAAACATATTGCTGTAATTGGCGATGCTTCAATCGCTGCTGGGATGGCTTTTGAAGGATTAAATCATGCAGGTGATACCAATGCTAATGTTTTGATTATTTTAAATGATAATGCTATTGGAATTGACCCAAGTGTCGGAGCATTGAAAAGCTATTTAACCGAAGTAAAAGAAGGTCGAAATCCGAAAGCAAATAACATGATTCAAGCTTTAAATTTTGATTATTCTGGCCCGATTGACGGACATGATTTACCTTTAGTTATTGCAGAACTTAAACGATTAAAGAAAAAAACAGGTCCTCAATTTTTACATATTGTAACTACCAAAGGTAAAGGATTAAAACAAGCCGAGGAAAATCAGATTGTATATCATGCACCTGGAAAGTTCAATAAAGAAACAGGCGATTTATTTCCTAAAATTGAAGAAAATTTACCTCCAAAGTTTCAAGATGTTTTTGGATTAACACTTTTAGAATTAGCACGTCAAAATGATAAAATTGTTGGAATTACTCCTGCAATGCCAACAGGAAGTTCGTTAAAATACATGATGGAAGTTTTTCCTGAACGTGCTATTGATGTCGGTATTGCCGAGCAACACGCCGTAACTTTAGCTGCAGGAATGGCTCTTGACGGATTAACGGTTTTTTGTACAATCTATTCTACTTTCTTACAACGCGCTTACGACCAAATTATTCATGATGTAGCTTTGCAAAATATTCCTGTTGTTTTCTGTGTGGACCGTGCCGGATTAGTTGGTGAAGACGGTGCAACGCATCAAGGAGTGTTTGATATTGCTTTTTTAAATGCCATTCCAAACATTCGAATTTTAAGTCCTAAAGATGCTATTGAACTTCGAAATACGTTGTTTACTTTACAATTAAAAAATACGGTTCCAACTTTTGTACGTTACCCAAAAGGAAGGTCTAATCAAATAAATTGGCAATTGCCTTTTGAAAAAATAGATTTTAACCATGTAGAAAAAATCAAAAATGGAAACGAAATTGCTATTTTAACTACCGGTGTTATTTGCGAAACAGTTTTAAATAGTATTCAAAAGTTAGCAAATAAAGACTTATTTTCGTTGTTTCATTTTATTCAGATTAAACCAATTAATAAAGATTTTATATCTGAAATTATAAAAAATCATAAAGAAATAATTATCGTTGAAGAAGGTTCTATTATCGGTGGATTTGGAAGTGTTGTTTCTCAATTTATTGCCAAATATCATTCAAATGTAAAAGTAACATGTTTTGGTATTCCCGATGTTTTTGTAGAACACGGAACCGTTTTAGAGCAAATGGAAATCTGCGGAATTAGTGAAAATAAATTAATCAAATTTCTTTCGAAATATTAG
- a CDS encoding porin family protein, which translates to MKIYLLVFLLFSAFGFSQIQDSIPAIERTVAVDDPKYREDQFYFGITHSILANSPSGFKPNSFSTGISFGFLRDFPVNKRRNIAIAPGVGIVFYNLRNNLNVSQDKQQFFINSDYKRNVQNLTYLEIPIEFRWRTSTMYSHKFWRIYTGVKYSYLLHDNAKYEGPFGKYNVKSNPAYNKSIIGAYVTAGFNTWNVYAYYGFNPIFKKDKFPDNKSLNFFNVGLMFYML; encoded by the coding sequence ATGAAAATTTATTTATTAGTATTTTTATTATTTTCAGCTTTTGGATTTTCACAAATTCAAGATTCAATTCCTGCGATTGAACGAACTGTTGCAGTTGATGATCCAAAGTATCGTGAAGATCAATTTTATTTCGGAATTACGCATAGTATTTTAGCTAATTCACCAAGTGGTTTCAAACCAAATTCATTTTCAACAGGAATTTCTTTTGGATTTCTTCGTGATTTCCCAGTTAATAAAAGACGAAATATTGCGATTGCTCCTGGAGTTGGAATTGTGTTTTATAATTTGCGTAACAATTTAAATGTTTCTCAGGATAAGCAACAATTTTTTATAAATTCTGATTATAAGAGAAATGTTCAAAATTTGACTTATTTAGAGATTCCAATTGAATTTAGATGGCGAACTTCAACTATGTATTCACACAAATTTTGGAGAATTTATACGGGTGTTAAATACAGTTATTTGTTGCATGATAATGCTAAATATGAAGGTCCGTTCGGAAAATACAATGTAAAATCTAATCCAGCATATAACAAATCAATAATTGGGGCTTATGTTACCGCAGGTTTTAATACTTGGAATGTTTATGCTTATTACGGATTTAATCCAATATTTAAAAAAGATAAATTCCCTGATAATAAAAGTTTGAATTTTTTTAATGTCGGTTTGATGTTTTATATGTTATAA